A region from the Panicum hallii strain FIL2 chromosome 1, PHallii_v3.1, whole genome shotgun sequence genome encodes:
- the LOC112899010 gene encoding uncharacterized protein LOC112899010, translating to MAQSTRMVALVLAVLVVAAASLPAATAYGCYDDCYERCANGKDDPVCTKMCNQACGPVDQAAAKQGAAGGAPKA from the coding sequence ATGGCCCAGAGCACGAGGATGGTGGCCCTGGTCCTGGCCGttctggtggtggcggcggcgtcccTGCCCGCGGCCACCGCGTACGGCTGCTACGACGACTGCTACGAGCGGTGCGCCAACGGCAAGGACGACCCCGTCTGCACCAAGATGTGCAACCAGGCGTGCGGCCCCGTGGACCAGGCCGCGGCCAAGCAAGGTGCCGCCGGGGGCGCGCCCAAGGCTTGA
- the LOC112901394 gene encoding actin-depolymerizing factor 1, which yields MSNSASGMAVCDECKLKFLELKAKRSFRFIVFKINEKVQQVVVDRLGQPGESYEDFTACLPADECRYAVFDFDFVTDENCQKSKIFFISWAPDTSRVRSKMLYASSKDRFKRELDGIQVELQATDPSEMSMDIVKARAL from the exons ATG TCGAACTCGGCGTCGGGAATGGCCGTGTGTGATGAATGCAAACTCAAGTTCCTAGAGCTTAAGGCGAAGAGGAGCTTCCGTTTCATCGTGTTCAAGATCAATGAGAAGGTGCAGCAGGTGGTGGTTGACAGGCTGGGACAACCAGGTGAGAGTTACGAGGACTTCACTGCCTGCTTGCCCGCCGACGAGTGCCGCTACGCGGTGTTTGATTTTGACTTTGTCACGGATGAGAACTGCCAGAAGAGCAAGATCTTCTTCATCTCTTG GGCCCCAGATACATCTAGGGTGAGGAGCAAGATGCTGTACGCGAGCTCGAAGGATCGGTTCAAGAGGGAGCTGGATGGCATCCAGGTGGAGCTACAAGCAACTGACCCCAGCGAAATGAGCATGGACATCGTCAAGGCGCGAGCCCTCTGA
- the LOC112878860 gene encoding pentatricopeptide repeat-containing protein At5g39350, which translates to MSLKFWMATSPLVRQCLVLLRSKNTSTLLPPAIAAQLHALLLTSGHHHDSLRLLFRSYCACGRPFDAHNLLAQMPQPPPVSFSNTLLRSYTDLGFHREALVLYSRMRDFDHLTFPFAAKACGGLRLRRHGRAVHCRALAAGFGGDAYLQNALVSMYSRFREVAAAEAVFGAMRSRTVVSWNAVIAGCVKNGRAERALEVFEKMVGGGVGIDCATVVSVLPACAQAKDLRTGRAVHRLAEGRGLGNYVAVKNALIDMYGKCGSLEDARRVFDEDKYGKDVVSWTAMIGAYVLSDRAGEALTVGCEMLMRSEAQPNAVTMAHLLSACASLPSGKHAKCTHALCIRLGLQSDIIAETALVDSYAKCGHMKMIEIIVDKGSRRTETWNAAISGYTDRKREKKAIELFKRMIEESVRPDSVTMTSVLPAYAESADLVQAKNIHCFLLTLGFLESAQIATGLIDVYAKVGNLDVTWELFKCLPEKDIVAWTTVIAGYGMHGHARTAILLYDKMVELGVKPNYITMASLLYSCSHAGMIDEGLCLFDGMRNVHGLMPNAEHYSCLVDMLGRAGRIEEAYRLIEDMPFEPTTSVWGALLGACVLHENVEFGEIAAKHLFELEPENTGNYVLLGKVYATADRWGDVQNLRRMIEERGLRKDPGSSVVDAKSLNCAEP; encoded by the coding sequence ATGTCCCTGAAATTCTGGATGGCAACCAGCCCTCTTGTCCGGCaatgcctcgtcctcctccgctCCAAGAACACCTCGACCCTGCTCCCTCCCGCCATCGCGGCCCAGCTTCACGCGCTCCTCCTCACGTCCGGTCACCACCACGACAGTCTTCGTCTCCTCTTTCGTTCTTACTGCGCCTGCGGCCGCCCCTTCGATGCCCACAACCTGCTCGCTCAAATGCCCCAGCCGCCCCCCGTTTCCTTCTCCAACACCCTCCTCCGCTCCTACACCGACCTCGGCTTCCACCGAGAGGCCCTCGTTCTCTACTCCCGGATGCGCGACTTCGACCACCTCACCTTCCCCTTCGCCGCCAAGGCCTGCggcggcctccgcctccgccgccatgGTCGCGCCGTGCACTGCCGCGCGCTCGCCGCTGGCTTCGGCGGCGACGCGTACCTGCAGAACGCGCTCGTTTCCATGTACTCGAGGTTCAGAGAAgtggccgcggcggaggcggtgttTGGCGCGATGCGGAGCCGGACAGTCGTGTCGTGGAATGCAGTCATTGCCGGGTGTGTCAAGAACGGCCGCGCGGAGAGGGCGTTGGAGGTGTTCGAGAAGATGGTTGGCGGTGGCGTCGGCATTGATTGCGCTACGGTTGTGTCAGTGCTGCCTGCTTGTGCGCAAGCCAAGGACTTGCGAACAGGGAGAGCTGTGCACCGGTTGGCTGAGGGGAGAGGCCTGGGGAACTATGTTGCAGTGAAGAATGCTTTGATCGACATGTACGGGAAGTGTGGAAGCTTGGAGGATGCAAGAAGGGTGTTTGACGAGGACAAATATGGTAAGGATGTTGTTTCTTGGACGGCGATGATCGGTGCATACGTGCTGAGTGACCGTGCAGGTGAGGCCTTGACTGTTGGTTGTGAGATGCTGATGCGCAGTGAAGCACAGCCCAATGCTGTGACCATGGCACATCTGCTCTCAGCTTGTGCCAGTTTGCCATCTGGGAAGCATGCCAAGTGCACACATGCATTGTGCATTAGACTTGGGCTTCAATCAGACATTATTGCTGAGACTGCACTTGTTGACAGTTATGCAAAATGTGGCCATATGAAGATGATAGAGATTATTGTCGATAAAGGATCGCGACGGACAGAAACTTGGAATGCAGCAATATCTGGTTATACTGacagaaaaagggaaaagaaagctATAGAGCTGTTTAAGAGAATGATTGAAGAATCAGTGCGCCCAGATTCTGTAACAATGACAAGCGTCCTCCCAGCCTATGCAGAATCCGCGGACCTGGTACAAGCGAAGAACATCCACTGCTTCTTACTGACTCTGGGATTTCTTGAGAGTGCACAGATTGCCACCGGTTTGATTGATGTGTATGCCAAAGTGGGTAATTTGGACGTGACATGGGAGCTCTTCAAGTGTTTACCTGAAAAGGACATTGTTGCCTGGACTACTGTCATTGCTGGATACGGAATGCACGGACATGCTCGAACTGCCATCCTGCTATATGATAAGATGGTAGAGTTGGGGGTGAAGCCGAACTACATCACCATGGCCTCATTGCTGTACTCTTGTAGCCATGCCGGTATGATAGATGAAGGCCTTTGTCTCTTTGATGGTATGAGGAACGTCCATGGCTTGATGCCTAATGCCGAGCACTACTCGTGCCTGGTTGACATGCTTGGTCGTGCTGGGAGGATCGAGGAGGCGTACCGCCTCATTGAAGACATGCCATTCGAGCCGACTACCTCGGTTTGGGGTGCTCTGCTTGGTGCCTGTGTTCTACACGAGAATGTTGAGTTTGGGGAGATTGCGGCAAAGCATTTGTTTGAGCTTGAACCGGAGAACACTGGGAACTATGTGCTCCTTGGGAAGGTATATGCCACAGCTGACAGATGGGGTGATGTTCAGAATCTACGGAGAATGATCGAGGAAAGGGGTCTTCGCAAAGATCCAGGATCTAGTGTGGTTGATGCAAAGTCTTTGAACTGTGCTGAACCGTGA